A single Hippocampus zosterae strain Florida chromosome 19, ASM2543408v3, whole genome shotgun sequence DNA region contains:
- the ino80 gene encoding chromatin-remodeling ATPase INO80 isoform X1 — translation MASGQGGRPEPAVAAGGSTGLAKPLYLQRLERSLRLESFLHQTANIFNRDVTSDDSDDSDDALGSGLSIEPLMVKREPCDQGEAFVEGKPLNGVLLQDQKTDNANLYNFSKMKKNRKWLKSLLLSDTTTDSDTDSDDSDFSMSRDELHDMLRLHRYTRQHQNKFHTDRELQHYQFYSTGLLSSQDLFYEQQRHLMGPKKKKIKEEKKFKAKLKKVKKKKKRGEGDFSDEGLPYVAKTFAKFSQDAPVPILKKKHLSVEQLNARRRKVWLTIAKKEIPKSFKQKTSAKNLVLTNAKKLAHQCMREVRRAAIQAQKNCKETLPRARRLTKEMMLYWKKYDKVEKEHRKRAEKEALEQRKLDEEMKEAKRQQRKLNFLITQTELYAHFMSGKASAGSPGGDDAQEKILKKLDDTSARRQIDIGGGVMVNVGQEDYDSEYYKSQALRNAQEAYHVQQQRMRMFDEDSHDSRCASSSAATTSGFGESYSLANPSIQAGEDIPQPTIFNGKLKGYQLKGMNWLANLYEQGINGILADEMGLGKTVQSIALLAHLAERDNIWGPFLIISPASTLNNWHQEFSRFVSKFKVLPYWGNPHDRKVIRKFWSQKTLYTQNAPFHVVITSYQLVVQDVKYFQRVKWQYMVLDEAQALKSSTSVRWKILLQFQCRNRLLLTGTPIQNTMAELWALLHFIMPTLFDSHEEFNEWFSKDIESHAENKSTIDENQLSRLHMILKPFMLRRIKKDVENELSDKIEILTYCQLTSRQRLLYQALRNKISIEDLLQSSMGTAQQSHSTTSSLMNLVMQFRKVCNHPDLFERQETRSPFHMSIVPYVLSKFLYRHGLLCANSQATDKLLRVLLSPFSPNHIQQSLFHRRGDDAGNCFSFLRFIDVSPAEMSNLMLQGTLVRWLALFLSLKAAYRLYCQQLFALQEEGAPSNQGGTPRCRTLSRNDLLLWIHRPSSFPNTQTSPVLRNLVFTALRPGMVGHADATIHCRRSATSRLWPCQPALPPKFLLAATPRVTAVPMERYCADRSAEHEWRVTRVGGGAVFKECFLYGTPDLASDWRRRSGAFFPQRPGGVMAVFPEHGWSYIRIPDKESLITESGKLHILDILLSRLKIQGHRVLIYSQMTRMIDLLEEYMVYRKHTYMRLDGSSKISERRDMVADFQSRTDIFVFLLSTRAGGLGINLTAADTVIFYDSDWNPTVDQQAMDRAHRLGQTKQVTVYRLICQGSIEERILQRAKEKSEIQRVVISGGNFKPDTLKPKEVVSLLLDDDELEKKLRQRQEEKRQQEESSKVKERKRKREKYAEKKKTEESEIKRRKEANVVTLHAPSADNSNLSADGDDSYISVEMDSAMPSPFSEISLSSELQPGSLPPDAEADESSNDMLVIVDEPVTSAPQSRATNSPASISGSVSDNMNGILTSDTVSPGRGRSGRCRGRPKGSGGGPKSGGKGRGRKSTAGSAAAMAGAMAGAAAASAAAYAAYGYSVSKGGLAVSNPLPSVGRPGPAFNPARSSPPQVKGVGTAAAPSPGKQLVHGHHQLVRKSKGPQ, via the exons ATGGCATCGGGGCAGGGCGGGCGGCCCGAGCCGGCCGTTGCGGCGGGTGGCTCGACGGGCCTGGCCAAACCTCTCTACCTGCAACGTTTGGAACGCTCCCTGAGGCTGGAAAGCTTTCTGCACCAGACGGCCAACATCTTCAACAGAGATGTCACTAG CGATGatagcgacgacagcgacgatgCTTTGGGCTCTGGGCTCTCCATCGAACCCTTGATGGTGAAGAGGGAGCCATGTGACCAAGGGGAGGCCTTTGTCGAAGGCAAGCCACTCAATGGCGTTCTTCTGCAAG ACCAAAAGACGGACAATGCTAACCTGTACAATTTCTCTAAAATGAAGAAGAACCGGAAATGGTTGAAG AGCCTGTTGTTGAGCGACACCACCACCGACTCGGACACGGACTCGGACGACTCGGACTTCAGTATGTCGCGCGACGAGTTGCACGACATGCTGAGGCTTCACCGCTACACCAGGCAGCACCAGAACAAATTTCACACGGACCGCGAG CTTCAGCACTACCAGTTCTACAGTACGGGCCTGCTTTCCAGTCAAGACCTCTTCTATGAGCAACAGCGCCACCTCATGGgcccaaagaagaagaaaatcaaagaggagaaaaaattcAAGG CCAAGCTGAAGaaagtgaagaagaagaagaaacgtgGCGAGGGTGACTTTTCGGATGAGGGTCTCCCTTATGTGGCCAAGACCTTCGCCAAGTTCTCACAGGACGCTCCGGTGCCCATACTGAAGAAGAAGCACCTGAGTGTGGAGCAGCTGAATGCGCGCCGACGCAAAGTGTGGCTCACTATTGCCAAGAAGGAGATCCCCAAG TCTTTCAAGCAGAAGACATCTGCTAAGAACCTGGTGTTGACCAATGCGAAAAAG TTGGCCCACCAGTGCATGCGGGAGGTACGGCGCGCCGCCATCCAGGCACAGAAGAACTGCAAAGAGACGCTGCCCCGTGCCCGACGCCTCACCAAGGAGATGATGCTCTACTGGAAAAAGTACGACAAGGTCGAGAAAGAGCACAGGAAGCGGGCCGAGAAGGAAGCGCTGGAGCAGCGGAAACTGGATGAGGAGATGAAGGAG GCCAAGCGTCAGCAGCGCAAGCTCAACTTCCTCATCACGCAGACGGAGCTCTACGCCCACTTCATGAGCGGCAAAGCCTCCGCCGGTTCGCCGGGCGGGGACGACGCCCAGGAGAAGATTCTCAAGAAGCTGGACGACACTAGCGCGCGGCGGCAAATCGACATCGGGGGAGGCGTGATGGTCAACGTGGGACAGGAGGACTATG ACAGCGAATACTACAAGTCCCAAGCCCTGAGGAATGCACAGGAGGCCTACCATGTCCAACAACAGAGA ATGCGCATGTTCGACGAAGACTCCCACGACAGCCGCTGCGCGTCCTCCTCTGCGGCCACCACCTCCGGGTTTGGCGAAAGCTACAGTCTGGCCAACCCGTCCATCCAGGCTGGCGAGGACATCCCGCAGCCCACCATCTTCAACGGCAAGCTAAAGGGCTACCAGCTTAAAGGCATGAACTGGCTCGCCAACCTCTATGAACAA GGTATTAACGGTATCCTTGCAGATGAGATGGGACTTGGGAAGACCGTGCAGAGTATCGCCCTGTTGGCCCACCTTGCAGAG AGAGACAACATCTGGGGCCCATTCCTCATCATCTCCCCCGCATCTACGCTCAACAACTGGCATCAAGAGTTCTCACGCTTTGTGTCCAAGTTCAAG GTGTTGCCATATTGGGGGAACCCTCATGATCGCAAAGTTATTCGTAAATTCTGGAGCCAG aaaaCCCTCTACACTCAGAATGCACCCTTCCACGTCGTGATCACCAGCTATCAGCTGGTGGTCCAGGACGTCAAGTACTTCCAGAGGGTCAAGTGGCAGTACATGGTTCTGGATGAAGCCCAGGCGCTGAAAAGCAGTACAAG CGTGCGGTGGAAGATCCTCCTGCAGTTCCAGTGTCGAAATAGACTTCTCCTCACGGGGACGCCCATCCAAAACACAATGGCCGAGCTGTGGGCCTTGCTGCACTTCATCATGCCCACCTTGTTCGATTCCCACGAGGAATTCAACGAGTGGTTCTCCAAGGACATCGAGAGCCACGCCGAGAACAAGTCGACCATTGACGAGA ACCAACTTTCGCGACTGCACATGATCCTCAAGCCTTTCATGCTGCGCAGGATCAAGAAGGATGTGGAAAACGAGCTCTCAGACAAG ATTGAGATCCTGACATACTGCCAGCTGACGTCTCGGCAGAGGTTGCTCTACCAGGCCCTGAGGAACAAGATCTCCATTGAGGACCTGCTACAGTCCTCCATGGGCACGGCCCAGCAGTCCCACAGCACCACATCGTCGCTCATGAATCTAGTCATGCAGTTCAGGAAG gtGTGCAATCACCCTGACTTGTTTGAGCGGCAGGAGACGCGCTCTCCTTTCCACATGTCCATCGTGCCCTACGTTTTGTCCAAGTTCCTCTACCGCCACGGCCTCCTCTGCGCTAACAGCCAGGCCACAGACAA GTTACTGCGTGTGCTGCTGTCTCCCTTTTCCCCAAATCATATCCAACAGTCGCTCTTTCACAGGAGAG GTGACGATGCAGGAAACTGTTTTTCCTTCCTGCGTTTCATTGACGTGTCGCCGGCTGAGATGTCCAACCTCATGCTGCAAGGCACCTTAGTCAG GTGGTTAGCCCTCTTTCTGTCCCTGAAGGCAGCATACCGACTATATTGTCAGCAGCTGTTTGCCCTCCAGGAAGAAGGCGCGCCCTCCAACCAAGGGGGCACGCCGCGGTGTCGGACACTGTCTCGCAATGACCTGCTTTTGTGGATACACAGACCTTCGTCCTTCCCCAACACGCAAACCAGCCCTGTGCTACGG AACCTGGTCTTCACGGCCCTCAGGCCCGGCATGGTCGGGCACGCTGACGCAACCATCCACTGTCGACGTTCTGCCACCTCCCGACTGTGGCCGTGCCAGCCCGCGCTTCCGCCCAAGTTCCTGCTCGCAGCCACACCGAGG GTCACGGCGGTTCCCATGGAGCGCTACTGCGCCGATCGAAGCGCCGAGCACGAGTGGCGGGTGACGCGCGTCGGCGGTGGTGCCGTCTTCAAAGAATGCTTCCTCTACGGCACGCCCGACCTGGCCTCCGACTGGCGGCGCAGGTCCGGCGCCTTCTTCCCGCAACGGCCCGGTGGCGTCATGGCCGTCTTCCCCGAGCACGGCTGGTCGTATATTCGGATACCAG ATAAGGAGAGCCTCATCACGGAAAGTGGCAAGCTTCACATCCTGGATATCCTGCTGAGTCGACTAAAGATCCAGGGACACAGAGTCCTCATCTATTCCCAGATGACCCGCATGATCGACCTGCTCGAG GAGTACATGGTTTACCGCAAGCACACCTACATGCGACTGGACGGATCCTCAAAGATCTCCGAGCGTAGAGACATGGTGGCGGACTTCCAGAGTCG GACGGACATCTTTGTATTCCTGCTCAGCACCAGAGCCGGCGGGCTTGGCATTAACCTGACCGCAGCGGACACC GTCATCTTCTACGACAGCGACTGGAACCCCACCGTAGACCAGCAGGCCATGGACCGGGCCCACCGGCTGGGTCAGACCAAGCAGGTGACCGTCTATCGACTCATCTGCCAGGGGAGCATCGAGGAGCGCATTCTGCAGCGGGCCAAAGAGAAGAGCGAG ATCCAAAGGGTGGTGATATCCGGAGGTAACTTCAAACCTGACACACTCAAGCCCAAGGAGGTGGTCAGCCTGCTGCTGGATGATGACGAGCTAGAAAAGAAAc TGCGCCAGAGACAGGAAGAGAAGCGGCAGCAAGAGGAGAGCAGCAAGGTCAAGGAGCGCAAGAGGAAGAGGGAGAAGTATGCTGAGAAG aagaAGACTGAGGAATCTGAGATCAAGAGGAGGAAGGAGGCAAATGTGGTCACCTTGCACGCGCCCTCGGCCGACAACTCCAACTTGTCGGCGGACGGCGACGACTCCTACATCAGCGTGGAGATGGACTCGGCCATGCCCAGCCCCTTTAGCGAG ATCTCGCTGAGCAGCGAGCTCCAGCCCGGCTCGCTGCCGCCGGACGCCGAGGCGGACGAGAGCAGCAACGACATGCTGGTCATCGTGGACGAGCCGGTGACTTCGGCGCCGCAGTCACGAGCCACCAACTCCCCCGCCTCGATATCCGGGTCCGTCTCGGACAACATGAACG GTATTTTGACCTCGGATACCGTCAGTCCGGGCAGAGGGAGGTCGGGCCGTTGTCGAGGGCGCCCTAAAGGATCTGGTGGTGGGCCCAAGTCCGGAGGTAAAGGCCGCGGACGCAAGTCAACAGCGGGCAGCGCGGCGGCGATGGCGGGAGCCATGGCAGGCGCGGCAGCCGCCTCGGCAGCGGCATACGCCGCTTACGGCTACAGTGTTTCCAAAG GTGGCCTGGCTGTTTCGAACCCACTGCCTTCCGTCGGTCGCCCCGGTCCCGCCTTTAACCCCGCCAGAAGCTCACCTCCGCAGGTCAAGGGCGTCGGCACAGCTGCCGCTCCAAGCCCCGGCAAGCAGCTGGTTCACGGACACCACCAGCTTGTCAGGAAGAGTAAAGGACCTCAGTGA
- the ino80 gene encoding chromatin-remodeling ATPase INO80 isoform X2: MASGQGGRPEPAVAAGGSTGLAKPLYLQRLERSLRLESFLHQTANIFNRDVTSDDSDDSDDALGSGLSIEPLMVKREPCDQGEAFVEGKPLNGVLLQDQKTDNANLYNFSKMKKNRKWLKSLLLSDTTTDSDTDSDDSDFSMSRDELHDMLRLHRYTRQHQNKFHTDRELQHYQFYSTGLLSSQDLFYEQQRHLMGPKKKKIKEEKKFKAKLKKVKKKKKRGEGDFSDEGLPYVAKTFAKFSQDAPVPILKKKHLSVEQLNARRRKVWLTIAKKEIPKSFKQKTSAKNLVLTNAKKLAHQCMREVRRAAIQAQKNCKETLPRARRLTKEMMLYWKKYDKVEKEHRKRAEKEALEQRKLDEEMKEAKRQQRKLNFLITQTELYAHFMSGKASAGSPGGDDAQEKILKKLDDTSARRQIDIGGGVMVNVGQEDYDSEYYKSQALRNAQEAYHVQQQRMRMFDEDSHDSRCASSSAATTSGFGESYSLANPSIQAGEDIPQPTIFNGKLKGYQLKGMNWLANLYEQGINGILADEMGLGKTVQSIALLAHLAERDNIWGPFLIISPASTLNNWHQEFSRFVSKFKVLPYWGNPHDRKVIRKFWSQKTLYTQNAPFHVVITSYQLVVQDVKYFQRVKWQYMVLDEAQALKSSTSVRWKILLQFQCRNRLLLTGTPIQNTMAELWALLHFIMPTLFDSHEEFNEWFSKDIESHAENKSTIDENQLSRLHMILKPFMLRRIKKDVENELSDKIEILTYCQLTSRQRLLYQALRNKISIEDLLQSSMGTAQQSHSTTSSLMNLVMQFRKVCNHPDLFERQETRSPFHMSIVPYVLSKFLYRHGLLCANSQATDKLLRVLLSPFSPNHIQQSLFHRRGDDAGNCFSFLRFIDVSPAEMSNLMLQGTLVRWLALFLSLKAAYRLYCQQLFALQEEGAPSNQGGTPRCRTLSRNDLLLWIHRPSSFPNTQTSPVLRNLVFTALRPGMVGHADATIHCRRSATSRLWPCQPALPPKFLLAATPRVTAVPMERYCADRSAEHEWRVTRVGGGAVFKECFLYGTPDLASDWRRRSGAFFPQRPGGVMAVFPEHGWSYIRIPDKESLITESGKLHILDILLSRLKIQGHRVLIYSQMTRMIDLLEEYMVYRKHTYMRLDGSSKISERRDMVADFQSRTDIFVFLLSTRAGGLGINLTAADTVIFYDSDWNPTVDQQAMDRAHRLGQTKQVTVYRLICQGSIEERILQRAKEKSEIQRVVISGGNFKPDTLKPKEVVSLLLDDDELEKKLRQRQEEKRQQEESSKVKERKRKREKYAEKKTEESEIKRRKEANVVTLHAPSADNSNLSADGDDSYISVEMDSAMPSPFSEISLSSELQPGSLPPDAEADESSNDMLVIVDEPVTSAPQSRATNSPASISGSVSDNMNGILTSDTVSPGRGRSGRCRGRPKGSGGGPKSGGKGRGRKSTAGSAAAMAGAMAGAAAASAAAYAAYGYSVSKGGLAVSNPLPSVGRPGPAFNPARSSPPQVKGVGTAAAPSPGKQLVHGHHQLVRKSKGPQ; encoded by the exons ATGGCATCGGGGCAGGGCGGGCGGCCCGAGCCGGCCGTTGCGGCGGGTGGCTCGACGGGCCTGGCCAAACCTCTCTACCTGCAACGTTTGGAACGCTCCCTGAGGCTGGAAAGCTTTCTGCACCAGACGGCCAACATCTTCAACAGAGATGTCACTAG CGATGatagcgacgacagcgacgatgCTTTGGGCTCTGGGCTCTCCATCGAACCCTTGATGGTGAAGAGGGAGCCATGTGACCAAGGGGAGGCCTTTGTCGAAGGCAAGCCACTCAATGGCGTTCTTCTGCAAG ACCAAAAGACGGACAATGCTAACCTGTACAATTTCTCTAAAATGAAGAAGAACCGGAAATGGTTGAAG AGCCTGTTGTTGAGCGACACCACCACCGACTCGGACACGGACTCGGACGACTCGGACTTCAGTATGTCGCGCGACGAGTTGCACGACATGCTGAGGCTTCACCGCTACACCAGGCAGCACCAGAACAAATTTCACACGGACCGCGAG CTTCAGCACTACCAGTTCTACAGTACGGGCCTGCTTTCCAGTCAAGACCTCTTCTATGAGCAACAGCGCCACCTCATGGgcccaaagaagaagaaaatcaaagaggagaaaaaattcAAGG CCAAGCTGAAGaaagtgaagaagaagaagaaacgtgGCGAGGGTGACTTTTCGGATGAGGGTCTCCCTTATGTGGCCAAGACCTTCGCCAAGTTCTCACAGGACGCTCCGGTGCCCATACTGAAGAAGAAGCACCTGAGTGTGGAGCAGCTGAATGCGCGCCGACGCAAAGTGTGGCTCACTATTGCCAAGAAGGAGATCCCCAAG TCTTTCAAGCAGAAGACATCTGCTAAGAACCTGGTGTTGACCAATGCGAAAAAG TTGGCCCACCAGTGCATGCGGGAGGTACGGCGCGCCGCCATCCAGGCACAGAAGAACTGCAAAGAGACGCTGCCCCGTGCCCGACGCCTCACCAAGGAGATGATGCTCTACTGGAAAAAGTACGACAAGGTCGAGAAAGAGCACAGGAAGCGGGCCGAGAAGGAAGCGCTGGAGCAGCGGAAACTGGATGAGGAGATGAAGGAG GCCAAGCGTCAGCAGCGCAAGCTCAACTTCCTCATCACGCAGACGGAGCTCTACGCCCACTTCATGAGCGGCAAAGCCTCCGCCGGTTCGCCGGGCGGGGACGACGCCCAGGAGAAGATTCTCAAGAAGCTGGACGACACTAGCGCGCGGCGGCAAATCGACATCGGGGGAGGCGTGATGGTCAACGTGGGACAGGAGGACTATG ACAGCGAATACTACAAGTCCCAAGCCCTGAGGAATGCACAGGAGGCCTACCATGTCCAACAACAGAGA ATGCGCATGTTCGACGAAGACTCCCACGACAGCCGCTGCGCGTCCTCCTCTGCGGCCACCACCTCCGGGTTTGGCGAAAGCTACAGTCTGGCCAACCCGTCCATCCAGGCTGGCGAGGACATCCCGCAGCCCACCATCTTCAACGGCAAGCTAAAGGGCTACCAGCTTAAAGGCATGAACTGGCTCGCCAACCTCTATGAACAA GGTATTAACGGTATCCTTGCAGATGAGATGGGACTTGGGAAGACCGTGCAGAGTATCGCCCTGTTGGCCCACCTTGCAGAG AGAGACAACATCTGGGGCCCATTCCTCATCATCTCCCCCGCATCTACGCTCAACAACTGGCATCAAGAGTTCTCACGCTTTGTGTCCAAGTTCAAG GTGTTGCCATATTGGGGGAACCCTCATGATCGCAAAGTTATTCGTAAATTCTGGAGCCAG aaaaCCCTCTACACTCAGAATGCACCCTTCCACGTCGTGATCACCAGCTATCAGCTGGTGGTCCAGGACGTCAAGTACTTCCAGAGGGTCAAGTGGCAGTACATGGTTCTGGATGAAGCCCAGGCGCTGAAAAGCAGTACAAG CGTGCGGTGGAAGATCCTCCTGCAGTTCCAGTGTCGAAATAGACTTCTCCTCACGGGGACGCCCATCCAAAACACAATGGCCGAGCTGTGGGCCTTGCTGCACTTCATCATGCCCACCTTGTTCGATTCCCACGAGGAATTCAACGAGTGGTTCTCCAAGGACATCGAGAGCCACGCCGAGAACAAGTCGACCATTGACGAGA ACCAACTTTCGCGACTGCACATGATCCTCAAGCCTTTCATGCTGCGCAGGATCAAGAAGGATGTGGAAAACGAGCTCTCAGACAAG ATTGAGATCCTGACATACTGCCAGCTGACGTCTCGGCAGAGGTTGCTCTACCAGGCCCTGAGGAACAAGATCTCCATTGAGGACCTGCTACAGTCCTCCATGGGCACGGCCCAGCAGTCCCACAGCACCACATCGTCGCTCATGAATCTAGTCATGCAGTTCAGGAAG gtGTGCAATCACCCTGACTTGTTTGAGCGGCAGGAGACGCGCTCTCCTTTCCACATGTCCATCGTGCCCTACGTTTTGTCCAAGTTCCTCTACCGCCACGGCCTCCTCTGCGCTAACAGCCAGGCCACAGACAA GTTACTGCGTGTGCTGCTGTCTCCCTTTTCCCCAAATCATATCCAACAGTCGCTCTTTCACAGGAGAG GTGACGATGCAGGAAACTGTTTTTCCTTCCTGCGTTTCATTGACGTGTCGCCGGCTGAGATGTCCAACCTCATGCTGCAAGGCACCTTAGTCAG GTGGTTAGCCCTCTTTCTGTCCCTGAAGGCAGCATACCGACTATATTGTCAGCAGCTGTTTGCCCTCCAGGAAGAAGGCGCGCCCTCCAACCAAGGGGGCACGCCGCGGTGTCGGACACTGTCTCGCAATGACCTGCTTTTGTGGATACACAGACCTTCGTCCTTCCCCAACACGCAAACCAGCCCTGTGCTACGG AACCTGGTCTTCACGGCCCTCAGGCCCGGCATGGTCGGGCACGCTGACGCAACCATCCACTGTCGACGTTCTGCCACCTCCCGACTGTGGCCGTGCCAGCCCGCGCTTCCGCCCAAGTTCCTGCTCGCAGCCACACCGAGG GTCACGGCGGTTCCCATGGAGCGCTACTGCGCCGATCGAAGCGCCGAGCACGAGTGGCGGGTGACGCGCGTCGGCGGTGGTGCCGTCTTCAAAGAATGCTTCCTCTACGGCACGCCCGACCTGGCCTCCGACTGGCGGCGCAGGTCCGGCGCCTTCTTCCCGCAACGGCCCGGTGGCGTCATGGCCGTCTTCCCCGAGCACGGCTGGTCGTATATTCGGATACCAG ATAAGGAGAGCCTCATCACGGAAAGTGGCAAGCTTCACATCCTGGATATCCTGCTGAGTCGACTAAAGATCCAGGGACACAGAGTCCTCATCTATTCCCAGATGACCCGCATGATCGACCTGCTCGAG GAGTACATGGTTTACCGCAAGCACACCTACATGCGACTGGACGGATCCTCAAAGATCTCCGAGCGTAGAGACATGGTGGCGGACTTCCAGAGTCG GACGGACATCTTTGTATTCCTGCTCAGCACCAGAGCCGGCGGGCTTGGCATTAACCTGACCGCAGCGGACACC GTCATCTTCTACGACAGCGACTGGAACCCCACCGTAGACCAGCAGGCCATGGACCGGGCCCACCGGCTGGGTCAGACCAAGCAGGTGACCGTCTATCGACTCATCTGCCAGGGGAGCATCGAGGAGCGCATTCTGCAGCGGGCCAAAGAGAAGAGCGAG ATCCAAAGGGTGGTGATATCCGGAGGTAACTTCAAACCTGACACACTCAAGCCCAAGGAGGTGGTCAGCCTGCTGCTGGATGATGACGAGCTAGAAAAGAAAc TGCGCCAGAGACAGGAAGAGAAGCGGCAGCAAGAGGAGAGCAGCAAGGTCAAGGAGCGCAAGAGGAAGAGGGAGAAGTATGCTGAGAAG aAGACTGAGGAATCTGAGATCAAGAGGAGGAAGGAGGCAAATGTGGTCACCTTGCACGCGCCCTCGGCCGACAACTCCAACTTGTCGGCGGACGGCGACGACTCCTACATCAGCGTGGAGATGGACTCGGCCATGCCCAGCCCCTTTAGCGAG ATCTCGCTGAGCAGCGAGCTCCAGCCCGGCTCGCTGCCGCCGGACGCCGAGGCGGACGAGAGCAGCAACGACATGCTGGTCATCGTGGACGAGCCGGTGACTTCGGCGCCGCAGTCACGAGCCACCAACTCCCCCGCCTCGATATCCGGGTCCGTCTCGGACAACATGAACG GTATTTTGACCTCGGATACCGTCAGTCCGGGCAGAGGGAGGTCGGGCCGTTGTCGAGGGCGCCCTAAAGGATCTGGTGGTGGGCCCAAGTCCGGAGGTAAAGGCCGCGGACGCAAGTCAACAGCGGGCAGCGCGGCGGCGATGGCGGGAGCCATGGCAGGCGCGGCAGCCGCCTCGGCAGCGGCATACGCCGCTTACGGCTACAGTGTTTCCAAAG GTGGCCTGGCTGTTTCGAACCCACTGCCTTCCGTCGGTCGCCCCGGTCCCGCCTTTAACCCCGCCAGAAGCTCACCTCCGCAGGTCAAGGGCGTCGGCACAGCTGCCGCTCCAAGCCCCGGCAAGCAGCTGGTTCACGGACACCACCAGCTTGTCAGGAAGAGTAAAGGACCTCAGTGA